A genomic segment from Dechloromonas denitrificans encodes:
- the gatA gene encoding Asp-tRNA(Asn)/Glu-tRNA(Gln) amidotransferase subunit GatA → MINASLKQLSQALAAKQISSVELTQLFLDRINRHNPTINAFVTVDAEKSLNSARAADARIAAGTAGLLTGIPIAQKDIFCAEGWRTTCGSKMLANFVSPYDATVIRKMEAEAGLVSLGKTNMDEFAMGSSNETSFFGSVRNPWDIERVPGGSSGGSAAAVAARLAPAATGTDTGGSIRQPAALCNLTGLKPTYGVVSRYGMIAFASSLDQAGPMAASAEDCALLLNTMVGFDERDSTSLERPAEDYARDLEKPLAGLRIGLPKEFFGDGCDAEVMAAVRAAIAEYEKLGATTVEVSLPNSHLSVPAYYVIAPAEASSNLSRFDGVRYGYRAPEYGNLDDMYQKSRAQGFGDEVKRRIMIGAYVLSHGYYDAYYLQAQRIRRLIANDFVEAFKQCDVIMGPTSPSTAFKLGEKAADPVQMYLSDIYTIAVNLAGLPGMSVPCGFAGGLPVGLQLVGNYFAEAQLLNVAHRYQQATDWHQRRPVGLE, encoded by the coding sequence ATGATCAACGCCAGCCTCAAGCAGTTGTCGCAGGCGCTTGCCGCCAAGCAGATTTCCAGCGTTGAACTGACCCAGCTGTTTCTTGACCGGATCAATCGTCACAACCCGACGATCAACGCCTTTGTCACGGTCGACGCTGAAAAAAGCCTGAATTCGGCGCGCGCCGCCGATGCCCGTATCGCAGCGGGTACCGCCGGCCTGCTGACCGGCATTCCGATCGCCCAGAAGGATATTTTCTGTGCCGAAGGCTGGCGGACAACCTGTGGCTCGAAGATGCTGGCCAATTTCGTTTCGCCCTACGACGCCACCGTGATCCGCAAGATGGAAGCCGAAGCCGGCCTCGTTTCGCTCGGCAAGACCAATATGGACGAATTTGCCATGGGCTCGTCGAACGAAACCTCGTTCTTCGGCTCGGTGCGCAATCCGTGGGATATCGAACGCGTTCCCGGCGGCTCTTCCGGCGGTTCGGCCGCGGCCGTCGCGGCGCGCCTTGCTCCAGCGGCAACCGGCACCGATACCGGTGGCTCGATCCGCCAGCCGGCTGCGCTGTGCAACCTGACCGGCCTCAAGCCGACTTACGGTGTGGTCTCGCGTTACGGCATGATCGCCTTTGCCTCATCGCTCGATCAGGCCGGCCCGATGGCCGCCAGCGCCGAAGATTGCGCCCTGCTGCTCAACACCATGGTGGGTTTTGACGAGCGTGACTCAACTTCGCTCGAACGCCCGGCCGAAGACTACGCTCGCGATCTGGAAAAGCCGCTGGCCGGCTTGCGTATCGGTTTGCCCAAGGAGTTCTTCGGCGATGGTTGCGATGCTGAAGTAATGGCTGCTGTGCGCGCCGCTATTGCCGAATACGAGAAGCTCGGTGCGACGACGGTCGAGGTTTCGCTGCCCAACTCGCATCTGTCGGTCCCGGCGTATTACGTGATCGCCCCGGCCGAGGCCAGTTCCAACCTGTCGCGTTTCGACGGCGTGCGTTACGGCTATCGCGCCCCGGAATACGGCAACCTTGACGACATGTACCAGAAGAGCCGCGCCCAGGGCTTTGGCGACGAAGTGAAGCGCCGCATCATGATCGGTGCCTACGTGCTGTCGCACGGCTACTACGACGCCTATTACCTGCAGGCCCAGCGTATCCGCCGCCTGATCGCCAACGACTTCGTCGAGGCCTTCAAGCAGTGCGACGTGATCATGGGGCCGACCTCACCATCGACCGCCTTCAAGCTCGGCGAAAAGGCGGCCGACCCGGTCCAGATGTACCTTTCGGACATCTACACGATTGCCGTCAATCTGGCCGGCTTGCCCGGCATGTCGGTGCCTTGCGGTTTCGCGGGCGGTTTGCCGGTCGGTTTGCAACTGGTCGGTAATTACTTTGCCGAAGCGCAATTGCTCAATGTGGCGCATCGCTACCAGCAGGCGACGGACTGGCATCAGCGCCGCCCCGTCGGCCTCGAATAA
- the gatB gene encoding Asp-tRNA(Asn)/Glu-tRNA(Gln) amidotransferase subunit GatB, with product MNQWEVVIGIETHAQLATVSKIFSGASTAFGAEPNTQACAVDLALPGVLPVLNKKAVECAIRFGLAIDAEVAKKSVFARKNYFYPDLPKGYQISQMDLPVVVGGKITLQVGQGDKAYEKVVSLTRAHLEEDAGKSLHEDFQGKSGIDLNRAGTPLLEIVSEPDMRSSDEAVAYAKSLHALVQWIGICDGNMQEGSFRCDANVSVRPKGQAEFGTRREIKNLNSFRFLKEAIDFEVQWQINEIEEGRKIQQATVLFDPDSGETRMMRSKEDAHDYRYFPDPDLLPLIISSEWIDRVRSEMPELPGQMRDRFINELGLSAYDAATLTASQEMAAYFESTVVVAGKASAKPCANWVMVDLAARLNKEGQEIGTSPVTAQQLGGLILRIADNTISNNIAKKVFDALWTGEGDTADEIIDKQGLKQITDSSAIEAIVDQVLAANAANVAEFKAGKEKAFNALVGQVMKAAKGKANPQQVNDLLRQKLTA from the coding sequence ATGAATCAGTGGGAAGTCGTAATTGGCATCGAAACGCACGCGCAACTGGCGACCGTTTCCAAAATTTTCTCCGGCGCATCGACCGCCTTCGGTGCCGAGCCGAATACCCAGGCTTGCGCGGTCGACCTCGCTTTGCCGGGCGTTTTGCCAGTGCTCAACAAGAAGGCCGTCGAGTGTGCCATTCGCTTCGGTCTGGCGATTGATGCCGAAGTCGCCAAAAAATCGGTTTTTGCCCGCAAGAACTACTTCTATCCCGATCTGCCCAAGGGCTACCAGATCAGCCAGATGGATCTGCCGGTCGTCGTCGGCGGCAAAATTACGCTGCAGGTTGGTCAGGGTGACAAGGCTTACGAAAAGGTCGTCAGCCTGACTCGCGCCCACCTCGAAGAGGATGCCGGCAAGTCACTGCACGAGGATTTCCAGGGCAAGTCCGGGATCGACCTGAACCGGGCTGGCACGCCGCTGCTGGAAATCGTTTCCGAGCCTGACATGCGCTCGTCCGATGAAGCCGTGGCCTACGCCAAGTCGCTGCACGCACTGGTCCAGTGGATCGGCATCTGCGATGGCAACATGCAGGAAGGCTCTTTCCGCTGTGATGCCAACGTTTCGGTACGCCCGAAAGGCCAGGCCGAGTTTGGTACGCGCCGCGAGATCAAGAACCTGAACTCCTTCCGTTTTCTCAAGGAAGCGATCGATTTCGAAGTCCAGTGGCAGATCAACGAAATCGAGGAAGGTCGCAAGATCCAGCAGGCCACCGTGCTGTTCGATCCAGATAGCGGCGAGACGCGGATGATGCGCAGCAAGGAAGACGCGCACGATTACCGCTATTTCCCCGATCCCGACCTGCTACCGCTGATCATTTCGTCTGAGTGGATCGACCGTGTACGCAGCGAAATGCCGGAATTGCCCGGCCAGATGCGCGACCGTTTCATCAACGAACTGGGTTTGTCAGCCTACGACGCCGCAACGCTGACCGCCAGCCAGGAAATGGCTGCTTATTTCGAGTCGACCGTGGTAGTCGCCGGCAAGGCCAGCGCCAAGCCCTGTGCCAACTGGGTGATGGTCGATCTGGCCGCACGCCTCAACAAGGAAGGCCAGGAAATCGGTACTTCGCCGGTTACCGCTCAGCAACTGGGTGGTCTGATCCTGCGTATTGCCGACAACACCATTTCCAACAACATCGCCAAGAAAGTCTTCGATGCGCTGTGGACCGGTGAAGGCGACACGGCCGACGAGATCATCGACAAGCAAGGCCTCAAGCAGATTACCGATAGCAGTGCCATCGAGGCGATTGTCGATCAGGTGCTGGCAGCGAACGCAGCCAATGTCGCCGAATTCAAGGCAGGCAAGGAAAAAGCCTTCAATGCGCTGGTCGGTCAGGTGATGAAGGCCGCCAAGGGTAAGGCCAATCCGCAACAGGTCAACGACCTGCTGCGCCAGAAACTGACGGCCTGA
- the pyrE gene encoding orotate phosphoribosyltransferase produces the protein MDFRQDFIKFALGCKVLRFGEFKTKAGRMSPYFFNAGLFNDGNSLGQLAEFYAKAAEVGGVSFDMLFGPAYKGIPLVAAISIGLAQRGQNYSFAFNRKEAKDHGEGGNIVGAPLQGRVLIVDDVISAGTSVRESVELIRAAGATPAGVLIALDRQERGQGDLSAVQEVQRDYGIPVIAVAGLADLMAYLEHNAEFGAHRAAVAHYREQYGVDV, from the coding sequence ATGGATTTTCGTCAGGATTTCATCAAATTCGCCCTCGGCTGCAAGGTGCTACGCTTTGGGGAATTCAAAACCAAGGCAGGGCGGATGTCGCCCTACTTCTTTAATGCCGGCTTGTTCAACGACGGCAATTCGCTCGGGCAACTGGCCGAATTTTACGCCAAAGCAGCCGAGGTCGGCGGGGTCAGTTTCGACATGCTGTTCGGCCCTGCCTACAAGGGCATCCCGCTGGTTGCGGCAATTTCGATTGGCCTGGCCCAACGCGGTCAAAACTATTCGTTCGCCTTCAACCGCAAGGAAGCCAAGGATCACGGCGAAGGCGGGAACATCGTCGGCGCACCGCTGCAAGGACGCGTCCTGATCGTCGACGACGTCATTTCGGCTGGCACCTCGGTACGTGAATCGGTTGAACTGATCCGCGCCGCCGGCGCCACACCGGCAGGGGTTTTAATCGCACTTGACCGTCAGGAACGCGGCCAGGGCGATTTGTCGGCAGTCCAGGAGGTCCAGCGTGACTACGGTATTCCAGTCATTGCCGTGGCCGGCCTGGCCGACTTGATGGCCTACCTTGAGCACAACGCGGAATTTGGCGCGCATCGTGCCGCTGTCGCTCACTACCGGGAGCAATACGGCGTCGATGTCTAA
- a CDS encoding exodeoxyribonuclease III — translation MLRIISLNLNGIRSAWSKNVLPWSVLQQADIICLQELKAQIPDLSSEMLAPNGMYAVYHCAEKKGYSGVGIWSKNKPDRVIEGFDGGEFDTEGRYIQADFGNLSVISLYLPSGSSSPERQEAKFRFLDVFFPKMQALRAEGREVVLCGDWNIAHHEIDLKNWKGNRKNSGFLPEERAWLSRVFDELGWVDVYRRLYPDVGEASYTWWSNRGQAWAKNVGWRIDYQIATPGIAAAAKEAAVYKAERFSDHAPLIIDYEYLLPGDAN, via the coding sequence ATGTTACGCATCATCTCCCTGAATCTCAATGGCATCCGCTCCGCATGGAGCAAAAATGTGCTTCCCTGGTCTGTGCTCCAGCAAGCCGACATCATTTGTTTGCAGGAATTGAAGGCGCAGATTCCCGATTTGTCGAGCGAAATGCTTGCGCCGAATGGTATGTACGCGGTTTATCACTGCGCCGAGAAAAAAGGCTATAGCGGCGTGGGCATCTGGAGCAAGAATAAGCCGGATCGGGTGATCGAAGGTTTTGATGGTGGTGAGTTCGACACCGAGGGGCGCTACATTCAGGCTGATTTCGGTAATTTGTCGGTGATCTCGCTGTACCTGCCTTCCGGCTCCTCGTCACCCGAACGTCAGGAAGCCAAGTTCCGCTTTCTTGATGTCTTCTTCCCGAAAATGCAGGCCCTGCGTGCCGAGGGGCGCGAAGTTGTTCTTTGCGGCGACTGGAATATTGCGCATCACGAGATTGATCTGAAAAACTGGAAGGGCAATCGCAAAAATAGCGGTTTCCTGCCCGAAGAACGCGCCTGGTTGAGTCGTGTGTTTGATGAGCTGGGCTGGGTCGATGTTTACCGTCGCTTGTACCCGGATGTCGGCGAGGCGTCTTATACGTGGTGGAGCAATCGCGGGCAGGCCTGGGCCAAGAATGTTGGTTGGCGGATCGACTACCAGATTGCAACACCGGGTATTGCCGCGGCGGCAAAAGAGGCTGCGGTCTATAAGGCTGAACGTTTTTCCGACCACGCTCCCCTGATTATCGATTACGAATACTTGCTGCCCGGTGATGCGAATTGA
- a CDS encoding DUF883 family protein produces the protein MSDDMTLANKEKLVSDLKVVISDTEELLRATAGAAGEKVGELRERLGVRLRDAKERVIDLEVALVDKTKAAARATDDFVHEEPWKAVGVAAALGLALGVLIGRR, from the coding sequence ATGTCTGATGATATGACCCTGGCCAACAAGGAAAAGCTTGTCTCCGATCTGAAGGTCGTGATTTCCGATACCGAAGAACTGCTACGTGCCACGGCCGGTGCTGCCGGTGAAAAGGTTGGCGAACTGCGTGAGCGCCTTGGCGTGCGTTTGCGCGATGCCAAGGAACGCGTGATCGACCTGGAAGTTGCCCTCGTCGACAAGACCAAGGCGGCTGCCCGTGCGACCGATGATTTCGTCCACGAAGAGCCATGGAAGGCCGTTGGTGTTGCGGCTGCACTTGGGCTGGCGCTCGGCGTACTGATCGGTCGTCGTTAA
- a CDS encoding phage holin family protein, with translation MTQPTGSEGAREGLFPALKNLIATLLAIGKTRAELLVNELEEEKYRLMSLWSKAIGAAFLLAVGVIMAVFCLALALWEHRVAVFGIFAVLFIVGGLLLIFSLKRQADQPSKLFRSSLAELEADMAQLRRRGKDQS, from the coding sequence ATGACGCAGCCGACAGGTAGCGAAGGGGCGCGCGAGGGCCTCTTCCCTGCCTTGAAGAACCTGATCGCGACTTTGCTTGCGATTGGCAAGACGCGCGCTGAATTGCTGGTCAATGAGCTTGAGGAAGAGAAGTATCGCCTCATGTCGCTTTGGTCGAAGGCAATCGGCGCCGCATTTCTGCTTGCCGTTGGCGTGATCATGGCCGTTTTTTGCCTGGCACTGGCGCTCTGGGAGCACCGTGTTGCTGTTTTTGGTATCTTTGCCGTGCTCTTCATTGTCGGTGGCTTGCTGCTGATTTTTTCGCTGAAGCGTCAGGCGGACCAGCCGAGCAAACTGTTTCGCTCCAGTCTTGCCGAACTTGAGGCCGACATGGCCCAGTTGCGTCGTCGCGGGAAAGACCAGTCCTGA
- a CDS encoding YqjK family protein has protein sequence MQEKRLTLATRHGALRARIEQQRHQLAAHAAPLEVALARGDSVLRGVDWLKHHPAAVGAAVAAVVVARPARAWRWAKRGLFVWRGWQALRNSLAGGR, from the coding sequence ATGCAGGAAAAACGCCTGACCCTTGCTACGCGACACGGTGCCTTGCGCGCGCGTATCGAGCAACAGCGTCACCAGCTTGCAGCGCATGCCGCACCGCTGGAAGTTGCGCTGGCACGGGGGGATAGCGTCCTGCGTGGCGTTGACTGGCTGAAGCATCATCCGGCAGCAGTCGGGGCGGCGGTGGCTGCCGTCGTTGTTGCCCGTCCCGCACGGGCATGGCGTTGGGCCAAGCGTGGCTTGTTTGTCTGGCGGGGCTGGCAGGCGTTGCGAAATTCACTTGCTGGCGGGCGTTGA
- a CDS encoding AmpG family muropeptide MFS transporter encodes MPAWLSALLTRRMLICIFTGFSSGLPLYLLLNLLPAWLRSEGVDLKTIGFFALIQFPYTWKFVWAPLLDRFNLPGFGRRRGWMLITQIGLLFTIGALGGLSPKDNIWPILWLATLLSLLSATQDIAVDAFRREILSDLELGLGNAVHVNAYRIAGLIPGSLSLILADRLPWDQVFWITGAFMLPGMAMAWLVSEPKVTGQPKTLRQAITEPFQEFIGRQGWRGAAMILGFIFLYKLGDSLCTALATPFYIDMGFTKTDIGLIAKHAGLWPAVIGALFGGLWMVRLGINRALWLFGVVQLVSIFGFAWLSAQGHYDSIGASERIALAFVIGLEAFGVGLGTAAFVAFIARTTHPAYTATQMALFTSLAAVPRTFINASAGWLVENLGWLNFFWLCAVLAIPGMLLLLRVAPWNTRAEDVTHHPA; translated from the coding sequence ATGCCGGCCTGGCTGAGCGCCTTGCTCACCCGGAGGATGCTGATCTGCATCTTCACCGGCTTCAGTTCCGGCCTGCCGCTCTATCTGCTGCTCAACCTCTTGCCGGCCTGGCTACGCAGTGAAGGCGTCGATCTCAAGACGATCGGCTTCTTTGCGCTGATCCAGTTTCCCTACACCTGGAAATTTGTCTGGGCACCACTGCTCGACCGTTTCAACCTGCCCGGCTTCGGCCGCCGCCGTGGCTGGATGCTGATCACCCAGATCGGCCTGTTGTTCACCATCGGCGCACTCGGTGGACTCAGTCCGAAGGACAATATCTGGCCGATTCTCTGGCTGGCCACGCTGCTCTCGCTACTTTCGGCAACCCAGGATATCGCGGTCGACGCCTTCAGAAGAGAGATTTTGAGCGATCTCGAACTCGGTCTGGGCAATGCCGTACACGTCAATGCCTACCGGATTGCCGGCCTGATTCCCGGCTCGCTCTCGCTGATTCTGGCGGACCGTCTGCCATGGGATCAGGTTTTCTGGATCACCGGTGCCTTCATGCTGCCCGGCATGGCCATGGCCTGGCTGGTCAGCGAACCCAAAGTCACCGGACAACCCAAAACCCTGCGCCAGGCGATTACCGAACCGTTTCAGGAGTTCATCGGTCGCCAGGGCTGGCGCGGCGCAGCGATGATCCTCGGCTTCATCTTCCTCTACAAATTGGGCGACAGTCTGTGCACGGCACTGGCCACCCCCTTCTACATCGACATGGGCTTCACCAAGACCGACATCGGTCTGATCGCCAAACATGCCGGCCTCTGGCCGGCCGTCATCGGCGCCCTATTCGGTGGACTGTGGATGGTCAGGTTGGGCATCAACCGGGCGCTGTGGCTATTTGGCGTCGTGCAGCTTGTCTCGATATTCGGCTTTGCCTGGCTATCGGCACAAGGACACTACGACAGCATCGGTGCCAGCGAGCGTATTGCGCTGGCCTTCGTGATCGGTCTTGAAGCCTTTGGCGTCGGGCTCGGCACAGCAGCCTTCGTTGCCTTTATTGCACGCACCACCCACCCGGCTTATACAGCCACACAAATGGCCCTGTTTACCAGCCTGGCCGCCGTGCCGCGCACCTTCATCAATGCATCGGCCGGATGGCTGGTCGAAAATCTCGGGTGGCTGAATTTCTTCTGGCTATGCGCCGTACTGGCGATTCCCGGCATGTTGCTGCTACTTCGAGTCGCGCCATGGAATACGCGTGCCGAGGATGTTACTCATCATCCCGCTTGA
- the metW gene encoding methionine biosynthesis protein MetW: MTHTLGRPDFELIADWIEPGHRVLDLGCGDGTLLKHLIETRGVRGVGVEIDDANILAAIRNGINVIQGNLEKGLDEFADQAFDHVVLSRTLQTVRHTEGILREMLRVGREAVISFPNFAYWKNLRSVLDGQMPVSEDLPYQWYDSPNVRFFTLLDFEALCNKMGLIIRERHVLDEQGNIVENEANFLGSLAVYRLTCKR; the protein is encoded by the coding sequence ATGACGCACACGCTGGGCAGACCCGATTTTGAACTGATCGCCGACTGGATCGAACCGGGCCACCGCGTCCTCGACCTCGGTTGCGGCGATGGCACCTTGCTCAAACACCTGATCGAAACACGCGGTGTACGCGGCGTCGGGGTTGAAATTGACGATGCCAACATCCTCGCCGCCATCCGCAACGGGATCAACGTCATCCAGGGCAACCTGGAAAAAGGCCTGGACGAATTTGCCGATCAGGCATTCGACCATGTGGTGCTGTCGCGCACGCTGCAGACTGTGCGCCACACCGAAGGCATCCTGCGCGAAATGCTGCGGGTCGGCCGCGAAGCCGTCATTTCCTTCCCGAATTTTGCCTACTGGAAAAACCTGCGCTCAGTGCTCGACGGCCAGATGCCGGTTTCGGAAGATCTGCCTTACCAGTGGTACGACTCGCCGAATGTCCGCTTTTTCACGCTGCTCGACTTCGAAGCCTTGTGCAACAAAATGGGCCTGATCATCCGTGAGCGCCATGTGCTCGATGAACAAGGAAACATCGTCGAAAACGAAGCCAATTTCCTTGGCAGTCTGGCGGTCTATCGCCTGACCTGCAAACGCTGA
- the metX gene encoding homoserine O-succinyltransferase MetX, with protein sequence MPGQSVGAVESQRAHFDQPLHLRSGGILPAYDLVYETYGTLNAAKSNAILVCHALSGHHHVAGYYANQPDNIGWWDNIVGPGRPLDTDKFFIVGLNNLGGCHGSTGPSSINPATGKPWGSDFPIVAVNDWVHAQSRLADRLGIDSWAAVIGGSLGGMQALRWSITFPERVRNAIVIASAPKLSAQNIAFNDVARQAILTDPDFHGGNYYEHNTRPVRGLRLARMLGHITYLSDDQMGEKFGRELRNSAFSFGFDVEFEVESYLRYQGDKFAGYFDANTYLLMTKALDYFDPSREDNGELNATLARTKANFLIASFTTDWRFSPARSKEIVAALLANGRNVSYAEIDLNFGHDSFLMDDAHYHGVVDAYLRNIKL encoded by the coding sequence ATGCCAGGACAATCTGTCGGCGCCGTCGAGTCGCAGCGCGCCCACTTCGACCAGCCACTGCATTTGCGTAGCGGCGGGATATTGCCCGCCTACGATCTGGTTTACGAAACCTACGGCACGCTGAATGCCGCAAAATCAAATGCGATTCTGGTTTGCCACGCACTCTCCGGCCACCACCATGTCGCCGGCTACTACGCCAACCAGCCCGACAATATCGGTTGGTGGGACAACATCGTCGGCCCGGGCCGACCGCTCGACACCGACAAATTCTTCATCGTCGGCCTGAATAATCTGGGCGGCTGCCACGGATCGACCGGGCCTTCGTCGATCAATCCGGCCACCGGCAAGCCATGGGGCTCGGATTTTCCGATTGTCGCGGTCAACGACTGGGTACACGCACAATCCAGACTGGCCGACCGACTTGGCATCGACAGCTGGGCCGCCGTTATCGGCGGCAGCCTAGGCGGCATGCAGGCGCTGCGCTGGAGCATCACTTTCCCGGAGCGCGTCCGCAATGCCATCGTGATCGCCTCGGCCCCCAAGCTTTCTGCCCAGAATATCGCCTTCAACGATGTCGCCCGCCAGGCCATCCTGACCGACCCAGACTTCCACGGCGGCAATTATTACGAACACAATACGCGACCGGTCCGTGGTCTGCGCCTGGCGCGCATGCTCGGCCATATCACCTATCTCTCGGATGATCAGATGGGTGAGAAATTCGGCCGCGAACTACGCAACAGCGCCTTTTCCTTCGGCTTCGATGTCGAATTTGAAGTCGAGTCCTACCTGCGCTACCAAGGCGACAAATTTGCCGGCTATTTCGACGCCAATACTTATTTGTTGATGACCAAGGCGCTCGACTATTTCGATCCTTCGCGCGAAGACAACGGCGAACTCAACGCGACGCTGGCACGCACCAAAGCCAACTTCCTGATCGCCTCGTTCACTACCGACTGGCGTTTCTCGCCGGCCCGCTCGAAAGAAATCGTCGCCGCACTGCTGGCCAACGGACGCAATGTCTCCTATGCCGAAATCGACCTCAACTTCGGCCACGACTCCTTCCTGATGGATGACGCTCACTACCACGGCGTGGTCGACGCCTACCTGCGGAACATCAAGCTATGA
- a CDS encoding PilZ domain-containing protein, with the protein MQEQRRHQRIRFGHPPTVKIGYGGAISQGGIENISMSGLMLRTDMALTIGHVAGCEFSLFGSPLIDVPATIVSQVGDLFGARFQTGPINQVMIDDAITHALACGQASILSMHELGGRKVMRLSGGLNGAMRNDFMHALTRVGVDEIDAEGITAVDPAGLALCMVALHRHGVTIGARSVCFSEAWESALLVAGSGVNTAEVLTRTGQ; encoded by the coding sequence ATGCAAGAACAGCGTCGTCATCAGCGGATACGTTTCGGTCATCCGCCGACAGTGAAAATCGGGTACGGGGGGGCTATCAGCCAGGGGGGGATCGAAAATATTTCGATGTCCGGCTTGATGCTGCGTACTGATATGGCGCTGACCATCGGCCATGTGGCAGGTTGCGAGTTTTCACTCTTCGGGTCGCCGTTGATTGATGTGCCGGCAACGATCGTCAGCCAGGTGGGCGATTTATTCGGTGCCCGTTTTCAGACCGGGCCGATCAACCAGGTCATGATCGACGATGCAATCACTCACGCGCTGGCTTGTGGACAGGCATCCATCCTGTCGATGCATGAGCTTGGCGGGCGCAAGGTCATGCGTCTATCTGGCGGTTTGAACGGAGCGATGCGCAACGATTTCATGCATGCCCTGACCCGAGTCGGGGTCGATGAAATCGATGCCGAAGGAATTACTGCGGTCGACCCTGCCGGGCTGGCACTTTGCATGGTTGCGCTCCACCGTCACGGCGTCACGATCGGTGCCCGTTCTGTGTGCTTTTCCGAGGCTTGGGAGAGCGCCCTTCTGGTTGCCGGCAGTGGTGTGAATACGGCTGAAGTACTCACGAGGACGGGGCAATGA